The proteins below come from a single Triplophysa rosa linkage group LG12, Trosa_1v2, whole genome shotgun sequence genomic window:
- the kifc3 gene encoding kinesin-like protein KIFC3 isoform X5 codes for MYGTRKTWDVSHTPCLQELWNTDLPLDVSASSLDILMSDGEEESSFLSLPNSVLQRHCLTSDLSEVASSEQQQLLIQKVTLSCSWMSAYTLQERVCEFQARLRSEDAAKRLLLKSLQSHDHQINQEHPSNNQEHPLVHQEPHEQPRQLSSQLNQAVSPTGTRVSNALNQRSVDFSNALQINKVQSKERLQKDEGEQLALITGLRTQVKELEEKLVHQTQEVERLRSELGATDLEKQLEVLETENQRLKQELRASHGQQPPTTCSTPHCPHSQNVEVLRGELCRKEEECREREQRLAALEQEVQVKTGMVVKLQQQLEEAARHRQQLQRQLEETSMHRSQNEEQLTSRLHDAEEALSRQAALPPQVKYVTRTVEVESSQCKQALMEAQARNQMLQEQLGVQRQLLRELEQQLHESQRTSSQLRQQILVHEGEMERAQCQLEAEMQSLEEEKNRVIEEAFIRAESEMKAVHENLAGVRMNLLTLQPALRTLTCDYNCLKRQVQDFPYMLEKAIAEAKQEICQVIGEVSSANQELLRKYKREMNLRKKCHNELVRLKGNIRVLCRVRPICPGEADAAETKNLVTFDLDDDAALYLSNKGKLMTFQLDKVFPPQATQEEVFQEVQSLVTSCIDGFNVCIFAYGQTGSGKTYTMEGVPNDPGINQRALRLLFSEVSEKKPDWDYKITVSMVEIYNETLRNLLGDNPNEKLDIKMCPDGSGQLYVPGLTEFTVESAEDINKVFELGHMNRATACTNLNEHSSRSHALLIITVAGFNSSTGHRTSGKLNLVDLAGSERIAKSGAEGSRLREAQCINKSLSALGDVINALRSKHSHVPFRNSRLTYLLQDSLSGDSKTLMMVQVSPLESNVSESVCSLKFAQRVRTVEIGLSSSSRRQAENSSTSSSPTHDSVELDSPPVTPVALPISRASSAGSTLSSTSKSSTRQRSHSQLSTGRMKLIA; via the exons TTTCAGCAAGTTCTTTGGATATCCTGATGAGTGATGGTGAGGAGGAGAGCTCCTTCCTCTCACTGCCTAATTCTGTCCTTCAGCGCCATtgtttgacctctgacctctctgAAGTGGCATCCTCTGAGCAGCAACAGCTACTGATACAG AAGGTTACCTTGTCCTGTTCCTGGATGTCTGCCTAT ACGCTGCAGGAACGGGTTTGTGAGTTTCAGGCGCGCCTCCGCAGTGAAGACGCTGCTAAAAGACTCTTGCTGAAGAGCCTGCAGTCGCACGACCACCAGATCAACCAAGAACATCCATCAAATAATCAAGAACATCCACTTGTTCACCAAGAACCTCACGAGCAGCCCAGACAGCTGAGCAGTCAGCTCAACCAAGCTGTATCGCCCACAG GTACCAGGGTCTCTAATGCTTTAAATCAGAGGTCTGTGGATTTTTCCAAcgctttacaaataaataagGTTCAATCCAAAGAACGGCTCCAAAAAGACGAAGGGGAACAACTCGCTCTCATCACAGGGCTACGCACACAG GTCAAGGAGCTGGAGGAGAAACTAGTGCACCAGACGCAGGAGGTGGAGAGACTGCGCTCTGAGCTG GGGGCGACAGATCTGGAGAAACAGCTGGAGGTGCTGGAGACTGAGAACCAGCGTCTCAAACAGGAGCTGAGGGCTAGTCACGGCCAACAGCCTCCGACCACCTGCTCTACCCCCCACTGCCCACACAGCCAG AATGTGGAGGTCCTGCGAGGCGAGCTGTGTCGTAAAGAGGAGGAGTGCCGTGAGCGGGAGCAGCGTCTGGCTGCGCTGGAGCAGGAGGTGCAGGTGAAGACCGGTATGGTGGTAAAGCTCCAGCAGCAGTTAGAGGAGGCCGCACGGCACAGACAGCAGCTCCAGCGGCAACTGGAGGAGACGTCGATGCACAGGAGCCAGAACGAGGAGCAGTTAACCTCACGACTTCATGATGCCGAGGAGGCTCTGTCACGCCAGGCTGCGCTGCCCCCACAGGTCAAG TATGTGACTAGGACGGTTGAAGTGGAGTCGTCTCAGTGTAAGCAGGCTTTAATGGAGGCTCAGGCTCGTAACCAGATGCTTCAGGAGCAGCTGGGTGTGCAGAGACAACTCCTCAGAGAACTGGAACAACAGCTCCACGAGTCCCAGAGAACCAGCAGTCAGCTACGTCAGCAG attcTCGTGCATGAGGGTGAGATGGAGAGAGCTCAGTGTCAGCTGGAGGCCGAGATGCAGAGTCTGGAGGAGGAGAAGAACAGAGTGATCGAGGAAGCATTCATCAGAGCCGAGAGCGAGATGAAGGCCGTCCACGAGAACCTCGCAG GCGTGCGGATGAACCTCCTGACCCTGCAGCCGGCTCTGAGGACGCTCACTTGCGATTACAACTGTCTGAAGAGGCAGGTGCAGGACTTCCCTTACATGCTGGAGAAAGCCATCGCCGAGGCAAAGCAAGAG ATCTGTCAGGTGATCGGAGAGGTGAGCAGCGCAAACCAAGAACTGCTGAGGAAATACAAGCGCGAGATGAACCTGAGGAAGAAATGCCATAATGAGCTGGTGCGCCTCAAAG GAAACATTCGCGTGTTGTGCCGAGTACGTCCCATCTGCCCCGGAGAAGCAGATGCTGCTGAGACCAAAAACCtcgtgacctttgaccttgatGATGACGCTGCTCTTTACCTGTCCAATAAGGGCAAGCTCATGACCTTTCAACTTGACAAAGTCTTTCCTCCTCAGGCTACTCAAGAAGAG GTGTTCCAGGAAGTGCAGTCTCTGGTCACCTCCTGTATCGATGGCTTTAACGTATGCATCTTCGCCTATGGGCAGACAGGTTCTGGAAAGACCTACACTATGGAG GGCGTTCCTAATGACCCTGGCATTAACCAGCGCGCTCTCCGGCTGCTCTTCTCTGAAGTGTCGGAGAAGAAGCCAGACTGGGATTACAAGATCACCGTCAGCATGGTGGAAATCTACAACGAGACGCTTCG AAATCTTCTGGGTGATAATCCGAATGAGAAGCTTGATATAAAGATGTGTCCGGATGGGAGTGGGCAGCTGTATGTGCCAGGACTCACCGAGTTCACCGTGGAGAGCGCGGAGGACATTAACAAG GTATTTGAACTGGGTCACATGAACAGGGCAACGGCATGTACCAATCTAAATGAGCACAGCTCTCGCTCTCACGCCCTCCTCATCATCACCGTAGCGGGTTTCAACTCATCAACAGGCCACCGTACCTCAG GTAAGCTGAATCTGGTCGATCTGGCCGGTTCTGAGCGAATCGCCAAATCCGGTGCTGAGGGCAGCCGTCTGCGTGAGGCTCAGTGCATCAACAAGTCACTGTCTGCGCTGGGTGATGTCATCAACGCACTGCGCTCCAAACACTCACACGTGCCCTTCCGAAACTCCCGCCTCACATACCTCCTGCAGGACTCGCTGAGTGGAGATAGTAAAACCCTCATGATGGTGCAG GTGTCTCCTCTAGAGAGTAACGTCAGCGAATCTGTCTGCTCTCTGAAGTTTGCTCAGCGTGTTCGGACTGTTGAGATCGGCCTCTCGTCGTCATCACGACGACAAGCAGAGAACTCTTCAACATCCTCCTCACCTACACATGACAGCGTGGAG CTGGACTCTCCTCCCGTGACTCCTGTCGCACTTCCCATCTCAAGGGCCAGTAGCGCAGGTTCGACCCTCTCCTCCACCTCTAAAAGCAGCACCCGCCAGAGGTCCCACAGCCAGCTTTCCACAG GACGAATGAAGTTGATAGCGTGA
- the kifc3 gene encoding kinesin-like protein KIFC3 isoform X4, whose product MYGTRKTWDVSHTPCLQELWNTDLPLDVSASSLDILMSDGEEESSFLSLPNSVLQRHCLTSDLSEVASSEQQQLLIQKVTLSCSWMSAYTLQERVCEFQARLRSEDAAKRLLLKSLQSHDHQINQEHPSNNQEHPLVHQEPHEQPRQLSSQLNQAVSPTGTRVSNALNQRSVDFSNALQINKVQSKERLQKDEGEQLALITGLRTQVKELEEKLVHQTQEVERLRSELGATDLEKQLEVLETENQRLKQELRASHGQQPPTTCSTPHCPHSQNVEVLRGELCRKEEECREREQRLAALEQEVQVKTGMVVKLQQQLEEAARHRQQLQRQLEETSMHRSQNEEQLTSRLHDAEEALSRQAALPPQVKYVTRTVEVESSQCKQALMEAQARNQMLQEQLGVQRQLLRELEQQLHESQRTSSQLRQQILVHEGEMERAQCQLEAEMQSLEEEKNRVIEEAFIRAESEMKAVHENLAGVRMNLLTLQPALRTLTCDYNCLKRQVQDFPYMLEKAIAEAKQEICQVIGEVSSANQELLRKYKREMNLRKKCHNELVRLKGNIRVLCRVRPICPGEADAAETKNLVTFDLDDDAALYLSNKGKLMTFQLDKVFPPQATQEEVFQEVQSLVTSCIDGFNVCIFAYGQTGSGKTYTMEGVPNDPGINQRALRLLFSEVSEKKPDWDYKITVSMVEIYNETLRNLLGDNPNEKLDIKMCPDGSGQLYVPGLTEFTVESAEDINKVFELGHMNRATACTNLNEHSSRSHALLIITVAGFNSSTGHRTSGKLNLVDLAGSERIAKSGAEGSRLREAQCINKSLSALGDVINALRSKHSHVPFRNSRLTYLLQDSLSGDSKTLMMVQVSPLESNVSESVCSLKFAQRVRTVEIGLSSSSRRQAENSSTSSSPTHDSVELDSPPVTPVALPISRASSAGSTLSSTSKSSTRQRSHSQLSTERQVDRSSPLAGDGGQDE is encoded by the exons TTTCAGCAAGTTCTTTGGATATCCTGATGAGTGATGGTGAGGAGGAGAGCTCCTTCCTCTCACTGCCTAATTCTGTCCTTCAGCGCCATtgtttgacctctgacctctctgAAGTGGCATCCTCTGAGCAGCAACAGCTACTGATACAG AAGGTTACCTTGTCCTGTTCCTGGATGTCTGCCTAT ACGCTGCAGGAACGGGTTTGTGAGTTTCAGGCGCGCCTCCGCAGTGAAGACGCTGCTAAAAGACTCTTGCTGAAGAGCCTGCAGTCGCACGACCACCAGATCAACCAAGAACATCCATCAAATAATCAAGAACATCCACTTGTTCACCAAGAACCTCACGAGCAGCCCAGACAGCTGAGCAGTCAGCTCAACCAAGCTGTATCGCCCACAG GTACCAGGGTCTCTAATGCTTTAAATCAGAGGTCTGTGGATTTTTCCAAcgctttacaaataaataagGTTCAATCCAAAGAACGGCTCCAAAAAGACGAAGGGGAACAACTCGCTCTCATCACAGGGCTACGCACACAG GTCAAGGAGCTGGAGGAGAAACTAGTGCACCAGACGCAGGAGGTGGAGAGACTGCGCTCTGAGCTG GGGGCGACAGATCTGGAGAAACAGCTGGAGGTGCTGGAGACTGAGAACCAGCGTCTCAAACAGGAGCTGAGGGCTAGTCACGGCCAACAGCCTCCGACCACCTGCTCTACCCCCCACTGCCCACACAGCCAG AATGTGGAGGTCCTGCGAGGCGAGCTGTGTCGTAAAGAGGAGGAGTGCCGTGAGCGGGAGCAGCGTCTGGCTGCGCTGGAGCAGGAGGTGCAGGTGAAGACCGGTATGGTGGTAAAGCTCCAGCAGCAGTTAGAGGAGGCCGCACGGCACAGACAGCAGCTCCAGCGGCAACTGGAGGAGACGTCGATGCACAGGAGCCAGAACGAGGAGCAGTTAACCTCACGACTTCATGATGCCGAGGAGGCTCTGTCACGCCAGGCTGCGCTGCCCCCACAGGTCAAG TATGTGACTAGGACGGTTGAAGTGGAGTCGTCTCAGTGTAAGCAGGCTTTAATGGAGGCTCAGGCTCGTAACCAGATGCTTCAGGAGCAGCTGGGTGTGCAGAGACAACTCCTCAGAGAACTGGAACAACAGCTCCACGAGTCCCAGAGAACCAGCAGTCAGCTACGTCAGCAG attcTCGTGCATGAGGGTGAGATGGAGAGAGCTCAGTGTCAGCTGGAGGCCGAGATGCAGAGTCTGGAGGAGGAGAAGAACAGAGTGATCGAGGAAGCATTCATCAGAGCCGAGAGCGAGATGAAGGCCGTCCACGAGAACCTCGCAG GCGTGCGGATGAACCTCCTGACCCTGCAGCCGGCTCTGAGGACGCTCACTTGCGATTACAACTGTCTGAAGAGGCAGGTGCAGGACTTCCCTTACATGCTGGAGAAAGCCATCGCCGAGGCAAAGCAAGAG ATCTGTCAGGTGATCGGAGAGGTGAGCAGCGCAAACCAAGAACTGCTGAGGAAATACAAGCGCGAGATGAACCTGAGGAAGAAATGCCATAATGAGCTGGTGCGCCTCAAAG GAAACATTCGCGTGTTGTGCCGAGTACGTCCCATCTGCCCCGGAGAAGCAGATGCTGCTGAGACCAAAAACCtcgtgacctttgaccttgatGATGACGCTGCTCTTTACCTGTCCAATAAGGGCAAGCTCATGACCTTTCAACTTGACAAAGTCTTTCCTCCTCAGGCTACTCAAGAAGAG GTGTTCCAGGAAGTGCAGTCTCTGGTCACCTCCTGTATCGATGGCTTTAACGTATGCATCTTCGCCTATGGGCAGACAGGTTCTGGAAAGACCTACACTATGGAG GGCGTTCCTAATGACCCTGGCATTAACCAGCGCGCTCTCCGGCTGCTCTTCTCTGAAGTGTCGGAGAAGAAGCCAGACTGGGATTACAAGATCACCGTCAGCATGGTGGAAATCTACAACGAGACGCTTCG AAATCTTCTGGGTGATAATCCGAATGAGAAGCTTGATATAAAGATGTGTCCGGATGGGAGTGGGCAGCTGTATGTGCCAGGACTCACCGAGTTCACCGTGGAGAGCGCGGAGGACATTAACAAG GTATTTGAACTGGGTCACATGAACAGGGCAACGGCATGTACCAATCTAAATGAGCACAGCTCTCGCTCTCACGCCCTCCTCATCATCACCGTAGCGGGTTTCAACTCATCAACAGGCCACCGTACCTCAG GTAAGCTGAATCTGGTCGATCTGGCCGGTTCTGAGCGAATCGCCAAATCCGGTGCTGAGGGCAGCCGTCTGCGTGAGGCTCAGTGCATCAACAAGTCACTGTCTGCGCTGGGTGATGTCATCAACGCACTGCGCTCCAAACACTCACACGTGCCCTTCCGAAACTCCCGCCTCACATACCTCCTGCAGGACTCGCTGAGTGGAGATAGTAAAACCCTCATGATGGTGCAG GTGTCTCCTCTAGAGAGTAACGTCAGCGAATCTGTCTGCTCTCTGAAGTTTGCTCAGCGTGTTCGGACTGTTGAGATCGGCCTCTCGTCGTCATCACGACGACAAGCAGAGAACTCTTCAACATCCTCCTCACCTACACATGACAGCGTGGAG CTGGACTCTCCTCCCGTGACTCCTGTCGCACTTCCCATCTCAAGGGCCAGTAGCGCAGGTTCGACCCTCTCCTCCACCTCTAAAAGCAGCACCCGCCAGAGGTCCCACAGCCAGCTTTCCACAG AGAGACAGGTAGACAGAAGCAGCCCATTGGCTGGGGACGGTGGGCAG GACGAATGA
- the kifc3 gene encoding kinesin-like protein KIFC3 isoform X1, with protein MYGTRKTWDVSHTPCLQELWNTDLPLDVSASSLDILMSDGEEESSFLSLPNSVLQRHCLTSDLSEVASSEQQQLLIQKVTLSCSWMSAYTLQERVCEFQARLRSEDAAKRLLLKSLQSHDHQINQEHPSNNQEHPLVHQEPHEQPRQLSSQLNQAVSPTGTRVSNALNQRSVDFSNALQINKVQSKERLQKDEGEQLALITGLRTQVKELEEKLVHQTQEVERLRSELGATDLEKQLEVLETENQRLKQELRASHGQQPPTTCSTPHCPHSQNVEVLRGELCRKEEECREREQRLAALEQEVQVKTGMVVKLQQQLEEAARHRQQLQRQLEETSMHRSQNEEQLTSRLHDAEEALSRQAALPPQVKYVTRTVEVESSQCKQALMEAQARNQMLQEQLGVQRQLLRELEQQLHESQRTSSQLRQQILVHEGEMERAQCQLEAEMQSLEEEKNRVIEEAFIRAESEMKAVHENLAGVRMNLLTLQPALRTLTCDYNCLKRQVQDFPYMLEKAIAEAKQEICQVIGEVSSANQELLRKYKREMNLRKKCHNELVRLKGNIRVLCRVRPICPGEADAAETKNLVTFDLDDDAALYLSNKGKLMTFQLDKVFPPQATQEEVFQEVQSLVTSCIDGFNVCIFAYGQTGSGKTYTMEGVPNDPGINQRALRLLFSEVSEKKPDWDYKITVSMVEIYNETLRNLLGDNPNEKLDIKMCPDGSGQLYVPGLTEFTVESAEDINKVFELGHMNRATACTNLNEHSSRSHALLIITVAGFNSSTGHRTSGKLNLVDLAGSERIAKSGAEGSRLREAQCINKSLSALGDVINALRSKHSHVPFRNSRLTYLLQDSLSGDSKTLMMVQVSPLESNVSESVCSLKFAQRVRTVEIGLSSSSRRQAENSSTSSSPTHDSVELDSPPVTPVALPISRASSAGSTLSSTSKSSTRQRSHSQLSTERQVDRSSPLAGDGGQVGGVLCGWSLGMKTLSMAWCPTRHLVNAHPSNTAPLTPRSFVTNEVDSVTDASKTEH; from the exons TTTCAGCAAGTTCTTTGGATATCCTGATGAGTGATGGTGAGGAGGAGAGCTCCTTCCTCTCACTGCCTAATTCTGTCCTTCAGCGCCATtgtttgacctctgacctctctgAAGTGGCATCCTCTGAGCAGCAACAGCTACTGATACAG AAGGTTACCTTGTCCTGTTCCTGGATGTCTGCCTAT ACGCTGCAGGAACGGGTTTGTGAGTTTCAGGCGCGCCTCCGCAGTGAAGACGCTGCTAAAAGACTCTTGCTGAAGAGCCTGCAGTCGCACGACCACCAGATCAACCAAGAACATCCATCAAATAATCAAGAACATCCACTTGTTCACCAAGAACCTCACGAGCAGCCCAGACAGCTGAGCAGTCAGCTCAACCAAGCTGTATCGCCCACAG GTACCAGGGTCTCTAATGCTTTAAATCAGAGGTCTGTGGATTTTTCCAAcgctttacaaataaataagGTTCAATCCAAAGAACGGCTCCAAAAAGACGAAGGGGAACAACTCGCTCTCATCACAGGGCTACGCACACAG GTCAAGGAGCTGGAGGAGAAACTAGTGCACCAGACGCAGGAGGTGGAGAGACTGCGCTCTGAGCTG GGGGCGACAGATCTGGAGAAACAGCTGGAGGTGCTGGAGACTGAGAACCAGCGTCTCAAACAGGAGCTGAGGGCTAGTCACGGCCAACAGCCTCCGACCACCTGCTCTACCCCCCACTGCCCACACAGCCAG AATGTGGAGGTCCTGCGAGGCGAGCTGTGTCGTAAAGAGGAGGAGTGCCGTGAGCGGGAGCAGCGTCTGGCTGCGCTGGAGCAGGAGGTGCAGGTGAAGACCGGTATGGTGGTAAAGCTCCAGCAGCAGTTAGAGGAGGCCGCACGGCACAGACAGCAGCTCCAGCGGCAACTGGAGGAGACGTCGATGCACAGGAGCCAGAACGAGGAGCAGTTAACCTCACGACTTCATGATGCCGAGGAGGCTCTGTCACGCCAGGCTGCGCTGCCCCCACAGGTCAAG TATGTGACTAGGACGGTTGAAGTGGAGTCGTCTCAGTGTAAGCAGGCTTTAATGGAGGCTCAGGCTCGTAACCAGATGCTTCAGGAGCAGCTGGGTGTGCAGAGACAACTCCTCAGAGAACTGGAACAACAGCTCCACGAGTCCCAGAGAACCAGCAGTCAGCTACGTCAGCAG attcTCGTGCATGAGGGTGAGATGGAGAGAGCTCAGTGTCAGCTGGAGGCCGAGATGCAGAGTCTGGAGGAGGAGAAGAACAGAGTGATCGAGGAAGCATTCATCAGAGCCGAGAGCGAGATGAAGGCCGTCCACGAGAACCTCGCAG GCGTGCGGATGAACCTCCTGACCCTGCAGCCGGCTCTGAGGACGCTCACTTGCGATTACAACTGTCTGAAGAGGCAGGTGCAGGACTTCCCTTACATGCTGGAGAAAGCCATCGCCGAGGCAAAGCAAGAG ATCTGTCAGGTGATCGGAGAGGTGAGCAGCGCAAACCAAGAACTGCTGAGGAAATACAAGCGCGAGATGAACCTGAGGAAGAAATGCCATAATGAGCTGGTGCGCCTCAAAG GAAACATTCGCGTGTTGTGCCGAGTACGTCCCATCTGCCCCGGAGAAGCAGATGCTGCTGAGACCAAAAACCtcgtgacctttgaccttgatGATGACGCTGCTCTTTACCTGTCCAATAAGGGCAAGCTCATGACCTTTCAACTTGACAAAGTCTTTCCTCCTCAGGCTACTCAAGAAGAG GTGTTCCAGGAAGTGCAGTCTCTGGTCACCTCCTGTATCGATGGCTTTAACGTATGCATCTTCGCCTATGGGCAGACAGGTTCTGGAAAGACCTACACTATGGAG GGCGTTCCTAATGACCCTGGCATTAACCAGCGCGCTCTCCGGCTGCTCTTCTCTGAAGTGTCGGAGAAGAAGCCAGACTGGGATTACAAGATCACCGTCAGCATGGTGGAAATCTACAACGAGACGCTTCG AAATCTTCTGGGTGATAATCCGAATGAGAAGCTTGATATAAAGATGTGTCCGGATGGGAGTGGGCAGCTGTATGTGCCAGGACTCACCGAGTTCACCGTGGAGAGCGCGGAGGACATTAACAAG GTATTTGAACTGGGTCACATGAACAGGGCAACGGCATGTACCAATCTAAATGAGCACAGCTCTCGCTCTCACGCCCTCCTCATCATCACCGTAGCGGGTTTCAACTCATCAACAGGCCACCGTACCTCAG GTAAGCTGAATCTGGTCGATCTGGCCGGTTCTGAGCGAATCGCCAAATCCGGTGCTGAGGGCAGCCGTCTGCGTGAGGCTCAGTGCATCAACAAGTCACTGTCTGCGCTGGGTGATGTCATCAACGCACTGCGCTCCAAACACTCACACGTGCCCTTCCGAAACTCCCGCCTCACATACCTCCTGCAGGACTCGCTGAGTGGAGATAGTAAAACCCTCATGATGGTGCAG GTGTCTCCTCTAGAGAGTAACGTCAGCGAATCTGTCTGCTCTCTGAAGTTTGCTCAGCGTGTTCGGACTGTTGAGATCGGCCTCTCGTCGTCATCACGACGACAAGCAGAGAACTCTTCAACATCCTCCTCACCTACACATGACAGCGTGGAG CTGGACTCTCCTCCCGTGACTCCTGTCGCACTTCCCATCTCAAGGGCCAGTAGCGCAGGTTCGACCCTCTCCTCCACCTCTAAAAGCAGCACCCGCCAGAGGTCCCACAGCCAGCTTTCCACAG AGAGACAGGTAGACAGAAGCAGCCCATTGGCTGGGGACGGTGGGCAGGTAGGTGGGGTTTTATGTGGTTGGTCGCTTGGCATGAAAACGCTCAGCATGGCATGGTGCCCCACGCGTCACCTGGTCAATGCCCACCCATCTAACACAGCGCCTTTAACCCCAAGAAgctttgt GACGAATGAAGTTGATAGCGTGACAGACGCCTCAAAAACGGAGCACTGA